Part of the Denticeps clupeoides chromosome 3, fDenClu1.1, whole genome shotgun sequence genome, CTGTCCACCTGTCTGAAAACGTGATCGAGGGAATATTTTTTCTGTCAGGAGCGCAAGGAGTTTGAACTGAAGTTTGTGAAGGAGCAGGCAACCATGAGAGAGCAGCTTCAGGTGAGCATTCGTTGATTTAGATCAGAGAGTTAAATTTGGCTGTTTTTATTTAGCCACGTTCATTTTAATTAGTCATTAGCTTTTATACCAGACGTTTAGCAAGAGAAATCTGAGCTCTGTTTAGATCTCTTCACAGACCATCAAGACCTAGCGTAAGCTATAtgattgtgtgtgattttgtaggTGCATATTCAGACCATTGGTATACTCGTGTCTGAGAAGTCTGAGCTGCAAACAGCACTGTCCTACACCCAGCAGGCTGCTCGCCAGAAGACAGGTGagtgaggtgttttttttttttttgggaaaatTACAAAAAGCTTTAAAGTACTCTCCATGTAATTGTTTAACTTGTGTAACTTGTCCAACAGGAGATGCTGAGGAGTTAAACAGTCGTCTGCAGGGCAGCAAACAAAGAGTGTCTGAGCTGGAGAGAACCCTCTCAACCGTGTCTCTCCAACAGAAACAGTTTGAGAAGGTTCGGTCTACAAGTTTTGGTCAATAGGCTCTTTCTAAAATGTACCTTACATGCTGTTTTTAACATATGTTCTTCTTCATAGCATAACAAAGAACTTGAAAAGGACCGGGACAGCCTGCGATTGGAAGTGTACAGGCTGAAGTAAGTCTTTCGTGGTGGGACCTGAAGTAGAAAAGTGTTATTTAACTGGATATGTAGGTCTGAATTGAGGAACAATTTTTCAATTTAAGTCCCTCATGCTATCATAAGGTAGTACATCTTGCTCAGTTCCATGAGAAATCGTATTCAGTTGCTAATGGTGTTGTTAAAGAAGAGTTTCCTTTTCTCCGTTTCATGAGTGAATAGCTTGGCGTGAGGGGCAGAGAGTGAACCGTGCTTTATGTACACATACAGCAATGCAAGTGAGGAGGCTAAGCAGCAGAGCTCGGAGTTGGCGGAGCAGCTGAGGCAGCGCGCCACTGAGAATAGCAGTCTACGGCTCGAACTGGAGGATCTGCGCAAGAGGCTGGAGATGGCTGATGTCATGCTGCAACAGGTCACTCTTTCCCACAGCATAACACCACCCACAACTTCTCCCTGTAACACCACCAGCCTGACTCATCTACCATGCCCTGAATACATTGTTTTAGTCTGAAAGAAACATGCATTGGTAACTACAGTGGCATTTAGCGGTGATGTTGCCATTCACCACATAATATCGTTATTGATTCCAATGTTGCATAAAGTGTAACagttatgtttttgttttagttcTCCAGCCAGTCTGGACCCCCTACTGCCAACCAGCAAGTGCAGTTGCTCCTGGATGAGAAACACCATCTGGAGGCACATGCAGCCCAGGTCTCAGATTGTGAACTTTACTTATTTTCGTTCAGATTATGATTCGTACAGCACTCTATAATCTCATGTCTGTCGTGTTTGCAGGTGATTGAGTCTTTGGCACAGCtgcagagagagcgagaccagTATGCCTTGCAGATTCAGGAAGAGGGCAGAGTCTGGAAAGAAAAAACTGAGGCTCTTCTGTTTCAGGTACACACAAGCActcaacactgcatttcaatgcatttacCTCATGTCCACTACACTGGTGCTGGTGCCAGGTGCCGGTTCTGGTGCTCGGCCGGTGCTGAACTGGGAACCAGGTCTGCATTTACACTAGACAGGAGCTCAGCACGAGCCACATGATGATAATACGTCACTCCCAGAAATCCCAGCACCAAATTCATTACATTGTAATAGAAATCTTTTGGATCTCCATGTCTGCTGCTTTTGCTTATTGACAATTTTGGTTCTTCATGTGAAGCCCGAGAGATCTTCACTTATTTCTTCATACACTTTCTTCTTGTGCACTTATTCATTTTTGTTGAATTTCAGTGGATGTCTATATAGCCAGAAGAGCTTTAATTTCTTTAGCGCTCCTCATTACTGGACTTTGTCTCtcttctattttttttcttctaaagcTGCTGATCtctctgcccactgctcattacaTCACAGGTTCTCGCTATGAGACCAGCAATGTTTAGGGGCCAGTttggtgccttttttttttttttttttttttttttttttttttaatccagtgGAAAAGTGCAGCACTGGTTAGAATATTGAGAACCGGTGCAGGTTTGTCTGTAACCATCTGGTCTGTACAGGTAACACTTCTCTCAGAAGAGAGGGACAAGAGTTCTGCTCAGATCCAGGAACTGGAGACTCATATATCTGAACTGAAGAGTGCTGCAGGTGAGAACCAGCTTTCAGTCCAACTTTTCTCTGGTTCACTGTTGTAAATGAGTGATGCAACAAATCCATAACCCATTGACATGCTCGCTCTCTGTCCCTCCATCTGCTCCTCTTCTAGCTCTGTTGTCAAAAGAGAAGGAGGCTGTAGTTGCCCCAGTGCCTACTGGCCCCTCAGAGAATGAGTTGGCCCTGCAAGAAGCACTTAGTACCTCGCAGCAAGAGATAGAAGCCCTCAGCCTACAGTTCCAGGCCCAGGTCCATTTTTTTACAGCTAATTTCAAATATTTAGAGCTCCAGTGAAGCAGCGTAGCAGAAAATTAGTAATTTGTTAGAACATGGTgacttatgtttttttatgtctgatAGGTGAGAGATAATGAGCAGCTTAGTCGACTTTGTCAAGAGCAGGAGGCACGGTTGCAGGAGTTGGAGCAGGAAGCCCAGCGGGCCGCTGAAGAATCACAGGACCGCAGACGCATCCTTGAGGATGCACAGAGTGACAAGGCAACCATTAGCCGTGCCCTTGCTCAGAACCGAGAGCTCAAAGACCAGCTTGCAGAGTTGCAAAATGGCTTTGTTAAGCTGGTGAGGATAATTTGCTTGTGTCAAATATGTCTTTAATTGTATGTTTTAAGTTGTCAGTTGGCAACTGGCACAGGAAATCTGTACAGTTCCTAAAGGAGGATTGGGGCAGTAACTGGAACAGCTGTCATGTCTTGGTAACTTGAAAATGTGCTTGGAATCCCCAGACAAATGAGAACATGGAGTTGACAAGTGGACTGCAGTCAGAGCAGCATGTGAAGAAAGAAATTGCTCGTCGACTGGGAGAGCTACAGGAGAACCTGCACGGTGCCAAAGAGCAGGTAAGCCCTTAAAGCAGCTTAGCTCAAACACAGTCTGTCCTCCATTTACAAAATAGGTATTTATGAAATGTATATATTCTAAAAAGGCTAGTTTGGAATCAGGAAGTAAACATGTGTGTGCTGTGGTAcactattttaatttataaccTACAATTTCTTTGTAATCAGTTACAAGAGAAGGTTGAAGAGGTAGCATCCATGCAGGAGCAGCGGGACCAATACCTTGCCCACCTACAGCAGTACTCTGCTGGCTACCAGCAGCTCGTCGCAGAACGTGAAGAGCTGCACAAGAAGTTTTTTCAGCAGACTCAACTCATGGACCGATTACAGCATGATGAGGTGCAGGGGCAAGTGAGGCTACAGCAGAGCCACCAGGAGCTTCAACAAGCACAGGTCAGCTGTGAATAACACTTATGTCTGTcttattgtcttattttttttcttctgtttcgcATTGCCACGTATAGCACTGGGTGGCTCGTTATTCCCTTTTCCTTTAAGTAAATGTGGGAACAGTGGTATTCCTTTACACCAGTAACCATTAATATGATCCTATACTTGGTTTGATCATTAGagatgtaaaaaagaccatgtggtgtgggagaagagaatagagtgtgtagaaaaattctttctccctccacacaaagcactgtattcaaccactccaatttgatgttacctggcagaaagaggcatggcacaatagaggttaaaaatgaacagtttctaatttattaacaccggtaaataattattgtagttacatgtgaatattaaatgtaaaaaggttccaaggttacagagaaaataaaaatgagaagaaagagtaaagagggagaagagaaaaagagggggggaGAAAGACTCCgaaaccttccggcttccgatggaaaacctcctgagcaagaaagctcagagtcccttttccacatgtgagcaaacctttatacccctggcctacaggaagttgtcactggcctacaggaagttgtcactgaccaatcagaacctgtttctgatgtcactcccccggtgcctcccatttggggaagacaaagagggtgggcggtcctgacagctgacacttcacacgttggtagtaagtgggatttgaacctgggtttactggttcacaggcaagtgtcttacccactaggttactaccacccaaacatttaaatcacaaaaaaatgtatataactGTTTTGAACTTCAGAAGCTATTTAATGCAGCTTTTCatacaggtaaaaaaaagaaaatgttaaaccTGTCTAGCTTTAACAGTTCATAAACCTGTTCAAGTGCCAAAAGTTGAGCATGTTCACGTGGCAATCCACAGAGGCTACCAAAATTCCACTCGCAGGCCCATCTGGTCACTCCACTTAATTAAATGAGACTTTCATGATCTGCAAACAAACGCTTTATGGGAGTCACCGTTTTAAGACCTATGCACGCAGGCTGTTTCCTGGCAGCTTGAACGCCGCCTTTTATGATGTTTTCACTTTGTCTGTGCAGGTCTTGATATTCTCTGTCTTCGGTTCCACCATTTTGTTTAGTTAATCCCTGCAACCTCATTTGAAAAGCACATTGTCTTTATCCTGCACAGGAGAAGCTGGACCAGTTGGTCAAAGATAATGAGGTGCTGAAGACGGAGGTACAGGAGCTGCTGAACTGCTCCGCTCTTGCTACCCCTCCTAGAGACCAGGGTAGGTTTGCCGGGTAAGAAGAGAGTGCTGGGTTTTACTGCTGAATCTTCCTGCATGGTAACTCTCTTGCTGTCATTTGACAAGGAGATGGACTGGAGACTGAGTCCCTGACTGAGAGCATCCACAAGTCAACCATTGATTTTCCCGAGGACTTCGAGAGTCGGGAAGAAATGGTTGGTGAAATGAGTACTCCCGTGTCTGGCCTTTTATGTCTGAATAGTGGTTGAAGAACCTTTGGTTTATGTGTTCTCTTCTCAGGAGGAGTTCTTGCATACAGCCCTGTCCCGTATACAAGGTGAGAGAGATGAACTCAGTCGGTGTTTGGAGCAAGAGCGGAGTTTACACCAGGCTGCCCTGCGGCAGGTGACCGCCATCAGCCAGAGACATCTTCAGCAACAACCACAGTATAGCATCAGCAGTGATGCAGGTGAGGCCCAAGAGAGGTGCCCTGTACAAGTTCTTCATCCACAGCTGGGCTATTTACATAACATCGGGCATACATTTACAGGCAGCTCTGAAGGAGTTCCTGTGGAGGTGCATGAAGCCCTCCGAGTTGCAATGGAAAAACTGCAGGAGCGTTTTACAACGCTCATGCAGGAGAAAGCTGACCTGAAAGACAGGGTAGAAGAACTTGAGCATCGCTGCATTCAGCTGTCTGGAGAAACGGACACAATTGGTGAGCAACCCGAACCACACACATATCAAGACTGGAGTCTTTTGCCATTTCTAGGCTCCGCTTTTAAGAAAGTGAAGCACAGTTGTGCTCATTTAAAAACTAACTCCTCTTGTCCTCTAGGGGAATACATTGCTCTATACCAGAACCAGAGAGCCATCATGAAGCAGCGGCACATAGAAAAGGAGCAGTACATCAACATGCTGGCCAAAGACAAGGAAGAGATGAAGGTAGAGTTTATTCAGTGTATTTGTAAAACCCCTGTAGTTTGGATATGTGCCCTACCCTAaaaatgtgtactttttttttttttttttttttcccttccccctccattttaattttttttttcaagttcatTTTATTGATTTCTCATGTTGACTGCAATTCTAATAATTATTTCAGAAAGTTAGCATGTCGTCAGTGTCCAAGGCCCACAAGGTGGTAAGATTCATTTAAGTGGGGGTCAGTGTTGTCATGCTAATGCTGGcatctgtgttttgtgcagaCGAAACTAGCAGAGCTGCAGGATTTGGTGATGCGCCTGGTGGGTGAAAGAAATGAGTGGTACACACGCTACTTCAGTGCCGTCAGTGGTCCACACGCCCAATCTGTGGGAGAAGACATGGTACCCCCAGATCACAGACGCATGGAGCTCAATGCCGTTGACGGGCCAggtaaacatgtaaaaaaaaaacctgactaCGCACTGACCTGGCTCTGTGTAACACGTGGGTTGGTTAGTTACACaatacatacatgtaaaaaaaaatgtatatattaaaaaaaaatacacacaactgGATATTGTGTTCACGAGCCAACGattaacacattttcagtgaCAGCTGACTGTTTGTCCCTGTGTGACACTCTTGTCTGAGGTGAATTGTCACATTTTAATACCGCTGGATCTCATTGTGTGAGATCTAGTCACAACCCTAAAATTAATCCTgtgtatgtttcttttttcttgtttctcaAAAGATTCTATGGACATGAGTGCAGCAGTGGACTTGATCCCTGGATCCCAGTGCGACGAGGAGTCTGCATCCCAGCATCTTGGTCAGGGACCAGGGGAGAGTGGTCCTCTGCGACCCAGAGAGGATGGCACAGCTAGGCAGATCATGCAACTCCTGCAGGAGATCCAAAACCCTCAGGCCAGGCCAACACCCTTTTTGGGAGAGAACCCATGTATACCCTTCTTCTACAGACCAGATGAGCAAGACGAAGTGAAGATTCTGGTTGTCTGAGCGCCTCAGAGGACCTACTGtctttctctcacactctcCTGCCTTCTTTTCTAGGTGGGACCAAGAGTGGTGCAATTATTTCTGGAGGTTTGTGGTGGTGGGGTTGCTGGTATTCTGTC contains:
- the golga2 gene encoding golgin subfamily A member 2 isoform X5; this encodes MADQSRQTKLAAAKKKLKEFQQKSVPAASTAGPKKKRKVKNGNEPDATAADRRSPDNNYNQDTICNENSTEQKKPLSSTESLRQLSQQLNGLLSESSSSYVNGDSAPSPLNERELETRNLELAAALDSSNLTNSQLTAKLEQLTQQSQELSDQLQKERKEFELKFVKEQATMREQLQVHIQTIGILVSEKSELQTALSYTQQAARQKTGDAEELNSRLQGSKQRVSELERTLSTVSLQQKQFEKHNKELEKDRDSLRLEVYRLNNASEEAKQQSSELAEQLRQRATENSSLRLELEDLRKRLEMADVMLQQFSSQSGPPTANQQVQLLLDEKHHLEAHAAQVIESLAQLQRERDQYALQIQEEGRVWKEKTEALLFQVTLLSEERDKSSAQIQELETHISELKSAAALLSKEKEAVVAPVPTGPSENELALQEALSTSQQEIEALSLQFQAQVRDNEQLSRLCQEQEARLQELEQEAQRAAEESQDRRRILEDAQSDKATISRALAQNRELKDQLAELQNGFVKLTNENMELTSGLQSEQHVKKEIARRLGELQENLHGAKEQLQEKVEEVASMQEQRDQYLAHLQQYSAGYQQLVAEREELHKKFFQQTQLMDRLQHDEVQGQVRLQQSHQELQQAQEKLDQLVKDNEVLKTEVQELLNCSALATPPRDQGDGLETESLTESIHKSTIDFPEDFESREEMEEFLHTALSRIQGERDELSRCLEQERSLHQAALRQVTAISQRHLQQQPQYSISSDAGSSEGVPVEVHEALRVAMEKLQERFTTLMQEKADLKDRVEELEHRCIQLSGETDTIGEYIALYQNQRAIMKQRHIEKEQYINMLAKDKEEMKTKLAELQDLVMRLVGERNEWYTRYFSAVSGPHAQSVGEDMVPPDHRRMELNAVDGPDSMDMSAAVDLIPGSQCDEESASQHLGQGPGESGPLRPREDGTARQIMQLLQEIQNPQARPTPFLGENPCIPFFYRPDEQDEVKILVV
- the golga2 gene encoding golgin subfamily A member 2 isoform X2; the encoded protein is MADQSRQTKLAAAKKKLKEFQQKSVPAASTAGPKKKRKVKNGNEPDATAADRRSPDNALVDGEAGSSPVARLLEESGAEPGPDSPVSNPATANNTDCDNTVQQNYNQDTICNENSTEQKKPLSSTESLRQLSQQLNGLLSESSSSYVNGDSAPSPLNERELETRNLELAAALDSSNLTNSQLTAKLEQLTQQSQELSDQLQKERKEFELKFVKEQATMREQLQVHIQTIGILVSEKSELQTALSYTQQAARQKTGDAEELNSRLQGSKQRVSELERTLSTVSLQQKQFEKHNKELEKDRDSLRLEVYRLNNASEEAKQQSSELAEQLRQRATENSSLRLELEDLRKRLEMADVMLQQFSSQSGPPTANQQVQLLLDEKHHLEAHAAQVIESLAQLQRERDQYALQIQEEGRVWKEKTEALLFQVTLLSEERDKSSAQIQELETHISELKSAAALLSKEKEAVVAPVPTGPSENELALQEALSTSQQEIEALSLQFQAQVRDNEQLSRLCQEQEARLQELEQEAQRAAEESQDRRRILEDAQSDKATISRALAQNRELKDQLAELQNGFVKLTNENMELTSGLQSEQHVKKEIARRLGELQENLHGAKEQLQEKVEEVASMQEQRDQYLAHLQQYSAGYQQLVAEREELHKKFFQQTQLMDRLQHDEVQGQVRLQQSHQELQQAQEKLDQLVKDNEVLKTEVQELLNCSALATPPRDQGDGLETESLTESIHKSTIDFPEDFESREEMEEFLHTALSRIQGERDELSRCLEQERSLHQAALRQVTAISQRHLQQQPQYSISSDAGSSEGVPVEVHEALRVAMEKLQERFTTLMQEKADLKDRVEELEHRCIQLSGETDTIGEYIALYQNQRAIMKQRHIEKEQYINMLAKDKEEMKTKLAELQDLVMRLVGERNEWYTRYFSAVSGPHAQSVGEDMVPPDHRRMELNAVDGPDSMDMSAAVDLIPGSQCDEESASQHLGQGPGESGPLRPREDGTARQIMQLLQEIQNPQARPTPFLGENPCIPFFYRPDEQDEVKILVV
- the golga2 gene encoding golgin subfamily A member 2 isoform X4: MADQSRQTKLAAAKKKLKEFQQKSVPAASTAGPKKKRKVKNGNEPDATAADRRSPDNIENILNVMVSDLSLTNGVALPPFVSSQNYNQDTICNENSTEQKKPLSSTESLRQLSQQLNGLLSESSSSYVNGDSAPSPLNERELETRNLELAAALDSSNLTNSQLTAKLEQLTQQSQELSDQLQKERKEFELKFVKEQATMREQLQVHIQTIGILVSEKSELQTALSYTQQAARQKTGDAEELNSRLQGSKQRVSELERTLSTVSLQQKQFEKHNKELEKDRDSLRLEVYRLNNASEEAKQQSSELAEQLRQRATENSSLRLELEDLRKRLEMADVMLQQFSSQSGPPTANQQVQLLLDEKHHLEAHAAQVIESLAQLQRERDQYALQIQEEGRVWKEKTEALLFQVTLLSEERDKSSAQIQELETHISELKSAAALLSKEKEAVVAPVPTGPSENELALQEALSTSQQEIEALSLQFQAQVRDNEQLSRLCQEQEARLQELEQEAQRAAEESQDRRRILEDAQSDKATISRALAQNRELKDQLAELQNGFVKLTNENMELTSGLQSEQHVKKEIARRLGELQENLHGAKEQLQEKVEEVASMQEQRDQYLAHLQQYSAGYQQLVAEREELHKKFFQQTQLMDRLQHDEVQGQVRLQQSHQELQQAQEKLDQLVKDNEVLKTEVQELLNCSALATPPRDQGDGLETESLTESIHKSTIDFPEDFESREEMEEFLHTALSRIQGERDELSRCLEQERSLHQAALRQVTAISQRHLQQQPQYSISSDAGSSEGVPVEVHEALRVAMEKLQERFTTLMQEKADLKDRVEELEHRCIQLSGETDTIGEYIALYQNQRAIMKQRHIEKEQYINMLAKDKEEMKTKLAELQDLVMRLVGERNEWYTRYFSAVSGPHAQSVGEDMVPPDHRRMELNAVDGPDSMDMSAAVDLIPGSQCDEESASQHLGQGPGESGPLRPREDGTARQIMQLLQEIQNPQARPTPFLGENPCIPFFYRPDEQDEVKILVV
- the golga2 gene encoding golgin subfamily A member 2 isoform X3; this translates as MADQSRQTKLAAAKKKLKEFQQKSVPAASTAGPKKKRKVKNGNEPDATAADRRSPDNIENILNVMVSDLSLTNGVALPPFVSSQALVDGEAGSSPVARLLEESGAEPGPDSPVSNPATANNTDCDNTVQQNYNQDTICNENSTEQKKPLSSTESLRQLSQQLNGLLSESSSSYVNGDSAPSPLNERELETQQSQELSDQLQKERKEFELKFVKEQATMREQLQVHIQTIGILVSEKSELQTALSYTQQAARQKTGDAEELNSRLQGSKQRVSELERTLSTVSLQQKQFEKHNKELEKDRDSLRLEVYRLNNASEEAKQQSSELAEQLRQRATENSSLRLELEDLRKRLEMADVMLQQFSSQSGPPTANQQVQLLLDEKHHLEAHAAQVIESLAQLQRERDQYALQIQEEGRVWKEKTEALLFQVTLLSEERDKSSAQIQELETHISELKSAAALLSKEKEAVVAPVPTGPSENELALQEALSTSQQEIEALSLQFQAQVRDNEQLSRLCQEQEARLQELEQEAQRAAEESQDRRRILEDAQSDKATISRALAQNRELKDQLAELQNGFVKLTNENMELTSGLQSEQHVKKEIARRLGELQENLHGAKEQLQEKVEEVASMQEQRDQYLAHLQQYSAGYQQLVAEREELHKKFFQQTQLMDRLQHDEVQGQVRLQQSHQELQQAQEKLDQLVKDNEVLKTEVQELLNCSALATPPRDQGDGLETESLTESIHKSTIDFPEDFESREEMEEFLHTALSRIQGERDELSRCLEQERSLHQAALRQVTAISQRHLQQQPQYSISSDAGSSEGVPVEVHEALRVAMEKLQERFTTLMQEKADLKDRVEELEHRCIQLSGETDTIGEYIALYQNQRAIMKQRHIEKEQYINMLAKDKEEMKTKLAELQDLVMRLVGERNEWYTRYFSAVSGPHAQSVGEDMVPPDHRRMELNAVDGPDSMDMSAAVDLIPGSQCDEESASQHLGQGPGESGPLRPREDGTARQIMQLLQEIQNPQARPTPFLGENPCIPFFYRPDEQDEVKILVV
- the golga2 gene encoding golgin subfamily A member 2 isoform X1 — translated: MADQSRQTKLAAAKKKLKEFQQKSVPAASTAGPKKKRKVKNGNEPDATAADRRSPDNIENILNVMVSDLSLTNGVALPPFVSSQALVDGEAGSSPVARLLEESGAEPGPDSPVSNPATANNTDCDNTVQQNYNQDTICNENSTEQKKPLSSTESLRQLSQQLNGLLSESSSSYVNGDSAPSPLNERELETRNLELAAALDSSNLTNSQLTAKLEQLTQQSQELSDQLQKERKEFELKFVKEQATMREQLQVHIQTIGILVSEKSELQTALSYTQQAARQKTGDAEELNSRLQGSKQRVSELERTLSTVSLQQKQFEKHNKELEKDRDSLRLEVYRLNNASEEAKQQSSELAEQLRQRATENSSLRLELEDLRKRLEMADVMLQQFSSQSGPPTANQQVQLLLDEKHHLEAHAAQVIESLAQLQRERDQYALQIQEEGRVWKEKTEALLFQVTLLSEERDKSSAQIQELETHISELKSAAALLSKEKEAVVAPVPTGPSENELALQEALSTSQQEIEALSLQFQAQVRDNEQLSRLCQEQEARLQELEQEAQRAAEESQDRRRILEDAQSDKATISRALAQNRELKDQLAELQNGFVKLTNENMELTSGLQSEQHVKKEIARRLGELQENLHGAKEQLQEKVEEVASMQEQRDQYLAHLQQYSAGYQQLVAEREELHKKFFQQTQLMDRLQHDEVQGQVRLQQSHQELQQAQEKLDQLVKDNEVLKTEVQELLNCSALATPPRDQGDGLETESLTESIHKSTIDFPEDFESREEMEEFLHTALSRIQGERDELSRCLEQERSLHQAALRQVTAISQRHLQQQPQYSISSDAGSSEGVPVEVHEALRVAMEKLQERFTTLMQEKADLKDRVEELEHRCIQLSGETDTIGEYIALYQNQRAIMKQRHIEKEQYINMLAKDKEEMKTKLAELQDLVMRLVGERNEWYTRYFSAVSGPHAQSVGEDMVPPDHRRMELNAVDGPDSMDMSAAVDLIPGSQCDEESASQHLGQGPGESGPLRPREDGTARQIMQLLQEIQNPQARPTPFLGENPCIPFFYRPDEQDEVKILVV